Proteins encoded in a region of the Streptomyces violaceoruber genome:
- a CDS encoding carbohydrate ABC transporter permease, with protein MSLGRVLRNTVIAVLALLWLVPTWLLVVNALVPAGSYSGSPHWLPRDFGLFGNMSQAWDKANLGPALGNSLLYSVVSAAAAAVIAGFAAFATIIMPVKRQALWFWVIYSGTLLPLQVFIRPLFLSYAHTSLYDTQTGLVLIYTAIAVPFAFFVMRNYALTLPREVVEAARMDGASWWRVFWQIHVPLTRSAMIAVFVFQFVAVWNDLMFGITMVTSRNIRPVMAALADLQGNYSNVGPPIVLAGALLVSLPTVVLFFSAQRFFVSSLKIHR; from the coding sequence ATGTCCCTCGGCCGAGTTCTGCGCAACACCGTCATCGCCGTACTGGCCCTGCTGTGGCTGGTACCCACCTGGCTCCTCGTCGTCAACGCACTGGTGCCCGCAGGGAGTTACTCGGGCAGTCCGCACTGGCTGCCCCGGGACTTCGGGCTGTTCGGCAACATGTCCCAGGCCTGGGACAAGGCCAACCTGGGCCCGGCCCTCGGCAACAGCCTCCTGTACTCCGTGGTCAGCGCCGCGGCCGCCGCGGTGATCGCCGGCTTCGCCGCCTTCGCCACGATCATCATGCCCGTCAAGAGGCAGGCGTTGTGGTTCTGGGTGATCTACTCCGGCACCCTGCTGCCCCTCCAGGTCTTCATCAGGCCTCTGTTCCTGTCCTACGCGCACACCTCGCTCTACGACACCCAGACCGGTCTGGTGCTGATCTACACGGCGATCGCGGTCCCGTTCGCGTTCTTCGTCATGCGCAACTACGCCCTGACGCTGCCGCGGGAGGTCGTGGAGGCCGCCCGCATGGACGGTGCCTCGTGGTGGCGGGTGTTCTGGCAGATCCACGTTCCGCTGACCCGCTCCGCCATGATCGCCGTGTTCGTGTTCCAGTTCGTGGCCGTCTGGAACGACCTGATGTTCGGCATCACCATGGTCACCAGCCGCAACATCCGCCCCGTCATGGCCGCGCTCGCCGACCTGCAGGGCAACTACTCCAACGTCGGGCCGCCCATCGTCCTGGCCGGTGCCCTCCTGGTGTCGCTGCCGACCGTGGTGCTGTTCTTCTCCGCCCAGCGCTTCTTCGTCAGCAGCCTCAAGATCCACCGCTGA
- a CDS encoding carbohydrate ABC transporter permease, with protein MSTSVTDRRPPTPAGGPGPTRRPTRRPPLTQKWATARERVTAGGFMAPAVLLVALFLLAPFVWTIYRSFFSDTRTSPFSWFDNYSLFASDPALSRSIQNTLMWVVGTVALPFVLGLAIACMTNAGRFSRLARLCVVLPYALSGSAVAVVWNFMLTTDGAVNQVLTGLGLDSLAQGWLLTWPGNTVVMILANAWQATGVAVILFLVGLQSIPPETLEAGALDGASGWQQFRHIVLPQLRPVSIIVIGMSLVNGLKSFDLIWVLTQGGPGRATETLAVSMYNETFLELRPGAGAAIAVVLTVIVLAASWLYLRRQLDVKGV; from the coding sequence ATGAGCACCTCAGTGACCGACCGGCGCCCGCCGACACCGGCCGGCGGACCGGGACCGACCCGGCGCCCGACGCGGCGTCCCCCCTTGACGCAGAAGTGGGCCACCGCGCGTGAGCGCGTGACGGCCGGCGGGTTCATGGCTCCGGCCGTCCTCCTCGTCGCGCTGTTCCTGCTGGCCCCCTTCGTATGGACCATCTACCGCAGCTTCTTCAGCGACACCCGGACCTCTCCGTTCAGCTGGTTCGACAACTACTCGCTGTTCGCGTCCGACCCGGCCCTGTCCCGCTCCATCCAGAACACCCTGATGTGGGTGGTCGGCACGGTCGCGCTGCCGTTCGTGCTCGGGCTCGCGATCGCCTGCATGACCAACGCCGGCCGGTTCTCACGCCTCGCGCGGCTGTGCGTCGTGCTGCCCTACGCGCTCTCTGGATCCGCGGTGGCGGTGGTGTGGAACTTCATGCTCACCACCGACGGTGCCGTCAACCAGGTCCTGACCGGCCTGGGGCTCGACTCGCTGGCCCAGGGCTGGCTGCTGACCTGGCCGGGCAACACGGTCGTGATGATCCTCGCCAACGCCTGGCAGGCCACCGGCGTGGCCGTCATCCTCTTCCTGGTCGGACTGCAGTCCATCCCGCCCGAAACCCTGGAGGCCGGTGCCCTGGACGGCGCGAGCGGCTGGCAGCAGTTCCGCCACATCGTGCTGCCCCAGCTCCGCCCGGTGTCGATCATCGTGATCGGCATGAGCCTGGTCAACGGCCTCAAGTCCTTCGACCTGATCTGGGTGCTCACCCAGGGCGGCCCCGGACGGGCCACCGAGACACTCGCCGTGTCCATGTACAACGAGACCTTCCTCGAACTGCGGCCCGGCGCCGGAGCGGCGATCGCGGTCGTCCTCACCGTGATCGTGCTGGCCGCCTCCTGGCTCTACCTGCGCCGCCAGCTCGACGTGAAAGGCGTGTGA
- a CDS encoding ABC transporter substrate-binding protein, with amino-acid sequence MSASGRTSSAAVPLARRRFLTGVAAGAAALAAGGCARGASTSAQPGTTSISNDNATWDDGYRAAGRELEKITGYTLRPLSNPSVTSYQQVVQMTLQTSKSSDLVKWASGYQLKRLARAGGLTDLTPVWKGYAAKGWVRGTSRESVSYRGKVFGIPLYESYYVLFYSKPVFGKLGLSAPSSWDELLHCAEVLKRNRITPFLASQVGSWPAIEWFQELVSKVDPGFYQRLVAGEASYTDDRARRAMDIWHDFMRKGWMTSPDFDQARGPGALKEGTVGMFLHGTWQASGMSAAGMKPGTDYGAFILPTVRPATPKSVIAESGVFVVPSRASSHEAAMANVGAWLDPSVQRVWSDFLQDSSANPKVRAGNPVVAGLQRDVARNRRTALVRYWEAGPPSLIQGNTNDLGGFMAGQTSPATTLRRMQERALDEWAAWKRDEA; translated from the coding sequence ATGTCAGCATCGGGCAGGACCAGCAGTGCGGCCGTGCCGCTAGCTCGGCGCCGCTTCCTCACCGGGGTGGCCGCCGGCGCGGCCGCTCTGGCGGCCGGGGGCTGCGCGCGAGGAGCCAGCACGTCCGCGCAGCCGGGAACCACGAGCATTTCCAACGACAACGCCACCTGGGACGACGGCTACCGGGCGGCCGGCCGCGAACTGGAGAAGATCACCGGGTACACGCTGAGGCCGCTGTCGAATCCGTCGGTCACGTCGTACCAGCAGGTCGTGCAGATGACCCTGCAGACCTCGAAGTCGTCCGACCTGGTCAAGTGGGCGTCCGGCTACCAGCTCAAGCGCCTGGCGCGCGCCGGCGGGCTCACCGACCTGACGCCCGTCTGGAAGGGGTACGCGGCCAAGGGCTGGGTGCGCGGCACGTCGCGGGAGTCCGTCTCCTACCGGGGCAAGGTGTTCGGCATCCCGCTGTACGAGTCGTACTACGTGCTCTTCTACAGCAAGCCGGTGTTCGGGAAGCTGGGCCTGTCCGCCCCGAGCAGTTGGGACGAGCTGCTGCACTGCGCCGAAGTCCTCAAGCGCAACAGGATCACGCCCTTCCTCGCCAGCCAGGTGGGCAGCTGGCCGGCGATCGAGTGGTTCCAGGAGCTGGTCAGCAAGGTCGATCCCGGCTTCTACCAGCGGCTGGTCGCCGGCGAGGCCTCCTACACGGACGACCGCGCCCGCCGGGCCATGGACATCTGGCACGACTTCATGCGCAAGGGCTGGATGACGTCTCCCGACTTCGACCAGGCGCGCGGCCCCGGCGCGCTGAAGGAGGGAACGGTGGGCATGTTCCTGCACGGCACCTGGCAGGCGTCGGGCATGTCGGCGGCCGGGATGAAGCCCGGCACCGACTACGGCGCCTTCATCCTGCCGACGGTGCGTCCCGCCACCCCGAAGAGCGTGATCGCCGAGTCGGGAGTCTTCGTGGTGCCCAGCCGCGCCTCTTCCCACGAGGCGGCGATGGCGAACGTCGGAGCGTGGCTCGACCCGTCCGTCCAGCGGGTGTGGAGCGACTTCCTCCAGGACAGCTCCGCCAACCCGAAGGTGCGGGCCGGCAATCCGGTGGTGGCCGGACTCCAGCGGGACGTCGCCCGCAACCGCCGCACCGCACTGGTCCGCTACTGGGAGGCCGGCCCGCCCAGCCTCATCCAGGGCAACACCAACGACCTCGGCGGATTCATGGCCGGACAGACCTCACCGGCCACGACCCTGCGCCGGATGCAGGAGCGCGCACTCGACGAATGGGCGGCCTGGAAGCGAGACGAAGCATGA